In Candidatus Manganitrophus noduliformans, the genomic stretch TCTTGTTTGACCTCTCCTCTGAGCTGAAGGGTATTGTCGGCAATCGAAATTCGGATGTCTTCCTTCTCCATGCCGGGGGTGTCGACCTTCACGATATACTTGTCCTTCTCTTCAACCATTTCGACCGTCGGAAAAGCCGAGGCCAATGAAAGCATCGACCGCGGATTCCATGAAGCAAGATCTCTAAAATCTCTGAAGAAATCCTGAAAGATCCGCTCCATCTCGGTCCGCGGGCTCCATTGACTGACCGCGCGCGATCGCTGCTGCTGCCGGGGCGCCACTTGTTGTCCTGTAGCCATAGAACACCTCCTCGTTTGTTTTGGTTGCTTTGGATCGATAACGAATGTGAGAGTACCACCAATGAAAAAGGGGTTCCGTGGGCGTCCTTACACAAGAGACATGGTTCAAAAAGGCTCAACCTGATGAAGCGTGGACTGGGTTCTTACTCGGTTCCGCTCCTGAGCAAGAGCCCTTTTTCTTTAACGATCCTCAAATTTCGATAGAAGAAGGAAAGGGCCAAAAAGAGATAGAGGAGATTCAGAATAACCGCCTTCACCAGCGCCTCGACCGGAAAAGCGCCGGTTTCTACCACCGCCCGCATCCCTTCGAAGACGTGAGACGACGGCATCATCCAGGCGATCGGCTGGACCCAGCCGGGCATGACGGAGACCGGATAAAAGACGGCGGAGATCGGCTGGACGAGGAAGGCGAGTCCCCAGGCCATTACCTCGGCCTCCTGTCCATATCGCAGAATCGCCGCCATCGTTACAATGCCGATCGACCATCCCATCACCATCAGGTTGAGGACGAAAGGAATCAGCGAAATTCCCAGGACAAAAAGGTTGAACGAATAGAGAAACCACGCCAACAGGACGCTGGCGGTCCCCGCGGTGAGGAGTTTTAAGACGCTGATCGACATGAGCGCCGCCAGAAACTCGCTCGCCCTCATCGGGGTGACGAAGAGGTTCAGAAGATTTTTCGACCAGACCTCTTCCAGAAACGAGACGGAGATCCCCTGCTGCGCCCGATAAAGGATATCCCAGAGGATCAAGGCCCCCAGGAAAAAGGCGACGAACTTCGGAAGGTTTTCTTGAAAGCGCTGGAGATAAAGGGTGACGAACCCCCAGAGGAGGAGATCGATCAGCGGCCAGAAAAAAACCTCCGTCATTCGGGGAAGGCTTCTCTGGTAGAGATAAAGATGCCGCTGGATGATCGCCGCCACCCGATGGAGCTTCATGGCGCGATCTCCGGCCGCTCCGTTGGGTGGCTCCCCCGCGCCACCTTGAGGAAAACATCTTCCAGGTTTTTCTCCGCGAAGCGCCGCACGATCTCGGCGGGGGTCCCGCTCGCGAGAATGCGCCCTTGGTGCAAAAAGAGAATCCGGTCGGAGATCTCCTCCATCTCTTTCATATTATGCGACGTGTAGAGAAGGGTCAGCCGGCTTTGATCCCGGATCGATTTCAGCAGCCGCCGGGTCTTGTCGGCAATATCGGGATCGAGGCTCGCCGTCGGCTCATCCAGGAAGAGGACCTTCGGATGATTGAGCAGTGCTTTGGCCAGCGAGAGGCGCGTCAATTGGCCCGAGGAGAGATGGCGGGTAAGGGTCTTCTTGAGCCGTTTGATCTCGAAGATCTCAAGCAGCTCGTCGATCCGGCGCTCCGGCTTTCGGATGCCGTAGAGCTTGGCGAAGACGGTCAGGTTTTCACGGACCGTCAGCGACGTCGGCAAAGAGACATAGGTTGAAGAGAAATTGACCTGGGAGATGATCTCCTCCCGATGCCGCCTGAGATCGAGCCCGAGAATGCGGATCTCGCCCGCGGTCGGCGTAATGAGGCCGAGGAGCATCTGAATGAGGGTGGTTTTGCCCGCGCCGTTCGGCCCGAGCAGACCGAGGATCTCCCCCGCTTCGATCGAGAAGGAGAGGTCGTTGACGGCGACGAACCCGTTGAACGCTTTGGTGAGGCGGCTGACTTCGACGACCGGATAACCCATGAACCGATTCTACGTTCTTTTTTGTTGTCTTCGACGCGATCCTTCTTTACTATAACACACTCAACGGGGGCGACACATGCCGCGCTACTACTACAACGCCTACAGCCGCGCGCTGAAAGAGCGCTTTCCCTGGAAGGTTTATAAGCTGCCGCTCGACGCCGGCTTCAACTGTCCCAACCGGGACGGACGGGTCGCCTTCGGCGGCTGCACCTTTTGCAGCAACGCCAGCTTCAGCCCCAACAGCGGCGGGCCCTTGAAATCGATTCGCGAACAGGTGGAAGAAGGGATCGCCGTCTACCGAAAGCGGCGGTTCGGCGGAGAAAAGTTCATCGCCTACTTTCAGGCGTTCACCAACACCGACGCCCCGCCCGCTCGCCTGGCGAGCATTTACGATGAGGCGCTTTCTCATCCCGATGTGGTCGGTCTGGCGATCGCGACCCGTCCCGACTCCCTCCCGGAGCCGGTCCTCGATCTGCTCAGTGACCTTCAGAAGAGAACGGCGCTCTTTTTGGAGGTCGGGCTCCAATCGATCCACGATGAGACCCTTCGGCGGGTGAATCGGGGCCACACCTTCGCCGATTTCGTCAGTGCGGTCGCGCGGATCAAGGAAAGAGGTCTCTATCTCTCAACCCATCTGATTCTGGGATTGCCGGGGGAGGATCGCGGAATGATGATGGCGACGGTCGAGCGGGTTGCGCCCCTGCCGATCGACGCCGTCAAGCTGACCCATCTTTATATTCCGAAACAGGCCCCGCTGGCGCAGGCGTATCGACGGGGAGCGCTCTCGCTCCTGACCCTTTCCGATTATATTCAACGGGTCTGCGATGCGCTGGAGCGCCTGCCGGAGCGGCTTATCATTGAAAGGTTGATGGGGGAGCTCGACGGAGAAGATATTCTCGCCCCCCGATGGGGAAAACATAAAGGGGAGATCCTGGAGATGATCGAGGCGGAGTTCGCCCGGCGCGGAACCTGCCAGGGGATTCTCTTCCGAGAGCGTCAGGGGTGCGATCCGGCGCAGGTGCAGCGGTGCATCCCTCCCATGACGGCCCCCATCAAATCATAGAGATACTCCCGCTCCCCCTCATCGACACGACTGAAGTAGGCCCCCTCCCATCCCTTTAGATAAACACTCTGCAAGAAGAGAAAGACCGGCGCCGATTCTTCGATCCCCTCCCGCTTCATCGCGCGCCGGATCCAGGAGACGACCCCGGCATGTGTTTTGGTGGAATCGGTTTGAAGGACGTTGTCGGCTTCGGTGAGGATTTTGGAAAATTTATCGAAATGGTCGGGGTGGGCATCCAGATGCTGCGTCGCGATCATCTCCAGACCCAAGAGGTTGAGCCTTCGGTCCGGAATGGGGAGATGATCGTAAGACGGCCCCGACCGGCAGGCGGCAAGAATCAGGAGGAGAAAGAAGAGGAGCGATTGTTTGGATAGAAAAGCGGTCATCGGGTCCTCATGCGGCCTTAGAATACATCGATTGCGGGCTGGAATCAACCTCAAGCTGAGCCGTGGTCTTGCATCAACCGATTTCAATGTGCTAAGTTTTTTTTATCTCACTTTCACACGACGCAATCAACCATCGAACGGAGGTTTAGGATGAAGCGATTCCAGTTCATGTTCTTTTTGGTCACCGTTTTCATTGCAACAATGGCGACTTCGCTCTCTGCGGCGCCGATCGGCGTGCCGGGGGCGACCGCCGGCGCCAACAAATCGGTCATCAGCGCCGAGTTGAACCTTCTCACCGATCGGGATCTCACCGGCGGCGGCGAGGTGGAAAGCACGCAGGCCTTTGCAAAAGGAGAGGTCGGATTGACCGACCGGGTCGATCTGATCATCCGGCTCGGGGTCGGTGATTTCGAGGGAGGGGGGGTCGATACCGACTTCGGACCCGCTTTCGGCGTCGGATTTAAGACCACCTGGGCGGAGATCTCCGATGTCAACTTAAAGATCGGCACGGTCTTCCAGACAACGCGCATCCGGGCAGAGGATGATTCTACCCGTTTCGGCTGGGCCGAATACGACGCTGCTTTGGGCGCTTTCCTCGACAGCCGCGGTTCCAGACAAGCGGTGATCCCTTACGGCGGGGTGGCCTGGTCGGCCCTCGATGTGGAAGGGAGAGCCTCAGAAGATGATGCCTTCGGGTTCTTCTTGGGGGCTCTGGCGAGGCTCGGCGGGAATTTCCAGGTCGGGGTCGAGTTTCGCATTGTCGATCAGACGGCGATTTCG encodes the following:
- a CDS encoding TIGR01212 family radical SAM protein (This family includes YhcC from E. coli K-12, an uncharacterized radical SAM protein.), coding for MPRYYYNAYSRALKERFPWKVYKLPLDAGFNCPNRDGRVAFGGCTFCSNASFSPNSGGPLKSIREQVEEGIAVYRKRRFGGEKFIAYFQAFTNTDAPPARLASIYDEALSHPDVVGLAIATRPDSLPEPVLDLLSDLQKRTALFLEVGLQSIHDETLRRVNRGHTFADFVSAVARIKERGLYLSTHLILGLPGEDRGMMMATVERVAPLPIDAVKLTHLYIPKQAPLAQAYRRGALSLLTLSDYIQRVCDALERLPERLIIERLMGELDGEDILAPRWGKHKGEILEMIEAEFARRGTCQGILFRERQGCDPAQVQRCIPPMTAPIKS
- a CDS encoding Hsp20/alpha crystallin family protein, with protein sequence MATGQQVAPRQQQRSRAVSQWSPRTEMERIFQDFFRDFRDLASWNPRSMLSLASAFPTVEMVEEKDKYIVKVDTPGMEKEDIRISIADNTLQLRGEVKQEEEREDRNFIYSERVYGAFSRDIPLPSAVNADQVRATVKNGVLTIELPKSKEAMPKEIKVESQK
- a CDS encoding ABC transporter permease, producing the protein MKLHRVAAIIQRHLYLYQRSLPRMTEVFFWPLIDLLLWGFVTLYLQRFQENLPKFVAFFLGALILWDILYRAQQGISVSFLEEVWSKNLLNLFVTPMRASEFLAALMSISVLKLLTAGTASVLLAWFLYSFNLFVLGISLIPFVLNLMVMGWSIGIVTMAAILRYGQEAEVMAWGLAFLVQPISAVFYPVSVMPGWVQPIAWMMPSSHVFEGMRAVVETGAFPVEALVKAVILNLLYLFLALSFFYRNLRIVKEKGLLLRSGTE
- a CDS encoding ABC transporter ATP-binding protein — protein: MGYPVVEVSRLTKAFNGFVAVNDLSFSIEAGEILGLLGPNGAGKTTLIQMLLGLITPTAGEIRILGLDLRRHREEIISQVNFSSTYVSLPTSLTVRENLTVFAKLYGIRKPERRIDELLEIFEIKRLKKTLTRHLSSGQLTRLSLAKALLNHPKVLFLDEPTASLDPDIADKTRRLLKSIRDQSRLTLLYTSHNMKEMEEISDRILFLHQGRILASGTPAEIVRRFAEKNLEDVFLKVARGSHPTERPEIAP